TTTGTGGCCCGTCTTTTGCAGCGCTGCATTGCAGGTAGATTGCATCGGTGATGAGGGATACTGTCAGGGACCGTGTGGCGAGaaagttcaggtaagtgacgttgtgcatgaattgctgcagcgagtcgccttttattcatcatgtttctgccacgCTAATCCTTTTTATATCGATCTAccgatttttcttttatgtcCTGGTTGATTTTCTCCTCATCGTTTCTtcaggatcagctggagtgcgttgtCTTGGGCTTGTTCATCCGGGTGCGTTGAGGTGAgagcattgtttatattttattgctgttatttacttgtatttgtattccaGGAAAATTAAGCTGAGTCGAGGAAGGTGGTGACCGTGCACGAGTTTGGGAGCTGACTGGagtgcgcttttccatcggatatagatatcgttaatatatttataaatagatgtagatttaattggatgtgtccatgtccagattattgtttcttccttgtatgattaaggccattaaaatgtcaattttcttctctaagttgtcgactctatttgctaggtttgttgtgtggtcgtccgagaagcctttttgtatgtatggattggagtttcttggcgatggtgTGGCTACATCAATAACTCTTGGTTTGAaactagctctggcagctctgctggtggtcggagggctgtcattgctagcttgcatgggatttgagttacctttttcaggttcctggtcattttcttcactcctttgttttcggagcatgtcctggtaattttccagatgtctttgcgctggattGCTTGTCCTGGATACCAGTCTTAGCTTTGCGTTGTGTTTTGAGgttgtcctaccctttttgggtatcttgttaatatttcggcgccatttattcagccgggtttgaatggcagtgtcgtgggaagaaaaacgtggccttctgtcgttcTTATTTTGACGGAAGGGATTTAATACCGACTTTCTGGCTGCCTCCTGGCgagcttcagcgattgatctgttcaggatcgctgagctgtgtggcagccgtggggtattattgcgtggaggagggccttgacgtctatagaagttgttagttgcgtctttaattgtgcgtattttgtttgtgtcgaTGTTGTtggccgcaagcttttgtttttctgctttgtaaacggggcatcccttgtatgcactaatgtgctctccagagcagttgacgcaggtagcaggggtggttcttggcttggtgcaacaggatgacaggtggtcgccagcgcatttcatgcatcttggtggcctcatgcatgagttcttggcatgcctgaagccctggcatctgtagcactggaccggctcccgtgtcctgtttttcctttcaatatccactttttgtccaccgatttgtttgagtgagataattttgtcatgactgccgtccttggccatgacgatctccacttcaaacatgcgcatggggccgcctgtagccgggttcgtcatatttctgacgaagcgcgcggTGAATCCGAGtgtcagcaactccttgataatccacgagcatggagtggagtggtggagatgtctgattactactcggaagcccctctcagactttggctggttagtgaatagaggaaagccgtttgctataaggacatctttgattttgtggaaggcggtcatgtccttagcctgaatcctgaccccgtttccttcagttgccctggtagtgtagctggagactcctgctgtataatttagtttttccaggagcgggacaatttctttaaCATCGTCGACAAGTATGGGTGGAgctctgcagcttagtggcaccagtttccaaggtggcagctcagcatcCGTATTTTGAGGAGGTGGCGTCGTTGCGCTGCGTGCAGgagcattggtgctgcagggtaacggctggtgtGAGTGTCGATTCCTAgttttggattcctcatatacagatttggctgccttgctttggaaaacgggtgtggtttttttttttttttttaattttttcaacGTTTGGTGACGCTGTCATTTTATtgtcttttgatttttgcttaaaaatatacagtgacaatttgtggcaaattacattttcggattttttttttggctgcagaATGCGTGCCATAATTACaagtatttgtaatttaaatttgcaggagatatttttgaaatatttggcggcagttttcGCGCGCCATGGTTCTAGTGTGGAGTTTGAATAATACGTTACTTAGGAAATAGCTTATGGAATAGGAGAAAATAGGTATGGTAAGTAATTCTAAAATAAAGTTTTCCTTTAAAATAAGGTTGTTTAACAATGATGAGTCTCTAGCTGATGGCGGTGATttacattaatttataatttaaaatttgcaggtgaacatttttgaaatatttgtcggtagtttttgcgcgccatgtttttgaaatatttgtcggtagTTTGTGCGCgccatgtttttgaaatatttggcggcagtttttgcgcgccatggtttaaattataatattacgTTACTTAGGAAATGGCTTATAACATAGGAGAAAATAGTTTTGTTAAAGTAATTTTAGAATATAGTTGAGCGATGGCGTGGTATCCAGCGATGAGACTATAACAGAAGGCGGCGAGGATGAGCAGTTGCTGTCGTCAGATGATATGGATAGAACCGATGCCCATCCTCCGCTTTGGTTCACGTTCTGGCCGtccattagttgttgttgttgctgctggcttcacTTTTAGTTTACTGTTGCGCGCGCGCCTCTGTCGGTTTTATAATCTCAACTGACTTGCAAAATTAGGCTAGGCGCGTAGGCGGGCTTTTTCGATAGCGAAAGGCACGGCGAAATATCGATATGCTATCAATTTCACGGCAGCTCATTATCGATGTTTCGCGCCTTGTTTTTGGCGGGCTTATCGGCTATTATCTTTTTTGCCGCCAGCCTATCGCCTATCGGGTAGAAATACTGGAATTCTTCAGGTTAGTATTTTCGGAATTCCAGTATTTCTCACCGCGCTTGTCAGTGTCAATGGCATATGCAGGCAAGGGTCTCACTTCAAGCGGAAACGAAGCAGAAAAATTGTGTATGTATTTCTTATTgtgatatttaatttttctgctcATTGCCCAATAGTAAAACCGGTTTCTGCTTTCAGTGGTGCTGGTAACGTAGATGCTGCGGAGATGTCGGTGTGCTGCAATCATCGGTCGGCGTGGCCCGTCGACTTTGGTGCGCGCACAAACTTTTGTGGAGGAAAGAGTGTGCCGCAGTCAGCGTCATCTATAGGCTTGGGTTTGTCTGTGTGTATACGTGAGTACAGTCTGACTGATGTTCCATTTTGAGCCGAGTCTAATGTTTGTATCTTTTGACATTTGCAGGTCCATTACAACTGGGCAGGAAATTGCCACTCGGAGACTGCAGATGAACattcgctgctgctgccgccactgTTGCTGCCGTCGATTTCTGCGCCTACGAACCGCTAAAAACGCAAGACTGAGAAGCGTCGCCAGTACCGCCTCCTGCATCCATGGTCCGCTGCCGTTGTTGCTATCCTGGCAAAGGTCAGGCGGGCAGCACGGGGCCgactccaacttgtggccgtACATCGGGCAGGTCATCGTCGCTATGTCCGTCGCGCAGGCCCCTGTTGCTAGCCAGGTAGCAGGCGAGAAACACGGACGTCGGAAAATGCCAATTGGATTTTGCGGTGTGAtcatttcctgctgctgctgccgctgatgttattattgctgctgctggtgagtGTGCCGCCGCTTAGTGTAGTTCGATATAATCCATGCTTCTTTTTCCAGGGTGAAAGCAGCCGCCGATGCGTGCTATTTGGCTACTGTGGCAGTGAATTcttcctgctgctgccgccaccgctgctagcgctgctgctggtggatgTGTCGCCGCCTTATGGATCTGCCTACGTAAGGATTGACACCAGAACCGCCGCTCGCACCTAGGAGACAcctctgttgctgctgttgttccGAGAGATGCATGCGCCGCCGTTGCTATCCGAAGGTTGTcgggcttttgttgttgttgcttctggtcttgctgctgctgttgctgctatCACTGCCATGGTAAGCTAAGGCTGTTGTTGGTCTCATGCTCctattaatattttcttatttcaGGGAGGAGCGCTGGTGAAGCTCCATATGCCAGTCCAGCGTCTTCAAAAGGAAAAAAGCCGTTTTGCTGGCACTGCTACCGCTGCCTTTGCTGTCTCAGCTGCTGCTACTGGGGCGAAAATACCCAACATGCTGCTCCGGCCATCAGTTTTCCGACGCCTCGCCGCTGAATAAGCACCACTGTCGGATACTTCAGTTCACGGCGCTCCAGTCTCCTAACTTAGGGCTTTCTGGGTCTGTCCCGGCAAACCTGATGTGAGCATCCCATCAGTGGCGGGAGGGAAGGCATGCGCCGCAGTCCAGCGTCATCTTCAGGAGAAAAGCCGGTTTTCCaggaaatcaatttaatacACTTGGCTGAAgggaaaaaaaaacttatcCATGCTTCTTTCTTTTATTCCAGGGCGAATCGCCAGAGGCCAAGCGAGGAGTCTGGTCGTCAGAAGTTGTCATAAGGAGACTGCTGCGAGAAAttaaatgctgctgctgccgatgttgctgccgctggtgTGCGTGTGGCCGCCTCAAGGTCCCGCTATACTATTGAAGAAGATGTTGCCGTTGTCGTCATTCCAGGGATTGCATGcgccgctgttgctgccatTTCCAGACGGTTGCCACCGGCCGATTGACTGCACATGGCTGCGATTTTGCTGGTGACGCCCACGCCCAGGCCCGCTGCCTTCTCCTGGCCAGGCATTCCAGGCAGTTCCTATGGACGCATACCGCAAGGACGGCATCGCATCGCCTGCAGGACCGATACTGGGATTGACTCAGCCACGCAGAGACCGCCGATACCATTGCCGTTGCcgttgctgctactgctgcatctggggaaaGATCCCATCGAAGCTGAAGCACCGTCTAATAAAGCCGGATTTGCAACACCGTCGTTGAGCTCGGAGCTGAAAGCATCGCATTGGAGTCGGATCTTCAAATTCCAGGGACTTCAGCTCCTTCATTCAGGGCCTCCAGGAATGGTGGGTGTGGGCAGCGAGCTGTTTAGCACACCACTTGGTCCCTGCCTCCACTGTTGCTGGCCttactgctgttgttgttgctgtcttGGTGAGCTAAATCTATTATCAGTCGCCCGAtgcgctgttgtttttgttgtagaAGTTTGGTGATTTAGTTTATTAGGAAAAAGAGAGTAAACTAATGCCTATTATCTTTCTTTTAGGTTGGACCGCCAGTGTGGCGTCCATTACAACAGCAGATGGATCATCAGGAGCCGAAGAGTCGCAGATCCCTCGGTCGGAAAGGAGAGATGGATTTTCAATCACGCCAGGAGGGTCATTTAAATACgcagccatccagccatcATAATTTTGTTATTCAGTAGGTGTTTAGTTAAGTTAATTTTACCATTATATCTATAAGCACATTTCCCTTTTTATGTAACCTGAACTTAGCCTTTAgcctttttgtatttctttcatttcttttcaatatttttgccaCCCCTTCCTCCAGTTTAGTTATTTCTGCCTTCTGCACCTACCCtggtttgttttgatttaatttttatccCCTTCGTAGTCAGGTAGGATTATTCGTTGTACATTTAATGGTTGCCCTCTGAATCTTTCTATAATTTCCTGCCTGGTTAGATCGCCATttctatattgtttattaCATCGGTTTATTTCCGATTCACACCATCTATCTGGAGGCCACTTTTGGTTTtccctttcttttctttccctctcttcctgtttttttattcttttgagCTCTTTCTCCTCTTCCTCTAGTCTTAGCAGGGTAGGGAGTTCAGTTAGATGCGTTTGTCTTattttctctctctcgcttCGCTTCTTTAAGGTTCTGCAGTCGTCTAGGTCTGGGATTTCTAAGAGTTTAGGTGAGAGAGTCAGTCCAGTCTGTTTTGGGGTGATATGGTCCCTTGTCATTTTCAAGTATCTCTGCCTGCTTCTTTCTAGTCTATTCGGGATATAGTGCCTAGAGAATATCCTGCGAACAGCTATGTTTGGGTGCGATTTTGTAGTTTCTGAGAACCTATGGACAGCCTGTTGATAGAATTCTTCTACTGTTTTGACACAAAACCGGTCCCTTATAGTTTGGTTTTTCGTGTATCTTTCCGCTTTGAATATGTCTctcattttcttgttttcctcAACTTGGAGCCGTCTTATCTGTGCATCTGTCACAAGAGGACCCCATGCTGCTATGGCATACTGCCATATTGGCGATAGAACTGATTTGAGGATCAGCATCTTAGTATTAGTAGGGAGTTTGCTTCTTTCATTTAAGATCCATGACATTTTTCTATAGGCTGTCAAGTATTTACCCACTACCTTTGTGACATGAGGACTAAGTGTTAGTTTGCTGTCAAGGATTACGCCAAGGTATGATTGCTTGCTTTCCTTTTTTACAGCTTGACCCTTGATCTTCATAGTCTTTAGGTTTGTAGGTATGTCGTTTTTTAATGTATAGATGACATGTCCTGTTTTGGAAGCATTTAGTGATATACCCCATTTGTCTGCCCAGTCCGAAAATGTCCTAAGGTAGTTTTCGTTGTTTCTTGTGGCGGCAGTTGGTAGTATGTCTGAGCTGAGTACTATAGTGTCGTCTGCGTAAGTTGAGAGCATAATTCTTTCTGTTGGTGATGGGCGGTGGATATATGGAAGAGGCATGTCTGAGGAGAAGATAGAATAGAGTAGTGGTCCAAGATTGCTTCCTTGAGGCACCCCTGCGCCTATTTGTCCTGTTCTCGAAGTCTCTCCAGCTTGGTCTTTGACCTCAAACGTTCTGTTTGTAAGGTAGCTCTCCAGAATGATGTATAGGTTGTATGGTAATATTTTAGCTAGTTTAAGCAGAAGGCCTTCATGCCATACCCTGTCGAAAGCCTCAGAGATGTCAAGGAAAACCGCTGAGCAGTATTCCTTTCGCTCAAAGGCCTCGAGGATGAACTGGGTGACCCTGGCTATTTGCTGCTCAGTTCCGTGCTCTTTTCTGAAGCCAAATTGGTGCAGTGGTATGGCTTTTTTGAATAGATCTACCCTAAAAAGTCTTTTTAGGAGTAgtctttcaaatattttagaGAGGCCCGAGAGTAGACTAATCGGTCTGTATGACTTCGGGTCGTTTACACTTTTCCCTGGTTTCAATATCATCTTCACTTGGGCATGTTTCCAGGCGTCTGGGTAATATCCAATTCTAAGTATTGAGTTGTAAATTAGAATAAGGTACAGAGTAGCTTTAGTCGGTAGGGTTTTTATAAGCTGGTTTGTTAGAAGGTCTTTTCCCGGTGCTTTACTattctttaagtttttaatttcgttGTTTAATTCCTTTAGCgtaataggttggttatgcgGGTTTTTGTTTACATCATATCTTTCTGTTAACATGCTTTCCTTAATTGTTCTTAGTCCAGAATTAACTATATCTATGTGGTAATCAGGTAcattattatttggcttaaatcttCCTTCCAAGTGGGAAACAAAAGCTTCTGTTGTCTCTTTTATCGTTTTTGTCCATTTGGGGCCTCCTTTGGTTTCCAGTTTGAGGGGAAAATTCGGTTGATTTGTCTTTTTTCCCTCATTTAGCAGTCTCCACATTTTCCTCATTCTGTCCGGGTTCTTCGTGTCTATTccttcaatttgtttattaattctCTTTTCTCTCAAGATTTTTACCGCTTTTTTTAGTCGATTTTCAGCTGCTTTTAGTTTAGCTTTGTCCTCGTCCATTCTAGTAGCTTTAAAGATTCTTCTTAGTATCCGTTTTTCTTCCAACAATCTGCTTGTGTTTTCGTCTAGTGTAAGGGTGTGACTATTTCTGTTAGCTTGTCCATGCATTCTTCTGCGATTGTCAGGTATTCTTGGGGAGGGAGTTGATTCAGCAGCCGAGTCCTTGATGTTTTTGATAAAGATGTTTACGGCGTCATTTATGTCTTCTGCTACCCTTATGTCCGTATTAAGTAGTATCTTTCTTTCAAGAACAGTCTTAAAGAGCTCAATGTTCGTAGTTTTCTTGAGAATgttattgttttgcttttgcagaAAGAGGGTCTTTGTGTCTAAGTTGATCTCAAGCAGGATGGGAAAGTGGTCTGAAGATAAGTCCTCACTTGAGGAGATTCTCTTTTCAAGCCTGCCCAGTCCTTTGCATATGGAGAAATCTATTGCTGACGGGTTTTTCCTTTTGTCGTGCGGGAAATGTGTCGCACAGCCGGTAGCAATGATCTCAGCCATAGAATCTGCTTGGACTGCTTCGTAGAGTGCAGTGCCACGTTGACAAGCTCGTGTACAGCCCCATTGTCTATGTTTTGCGTTCCAGTCGCCACATAGAATGAACTTAGCCTGTCCTCCCAAAGTTTTCTCAGCAAAATTGAGAACGTCAGTAAAGTGGTGGGACGACCACTTTAGTGAGGGCGGACAGTAGACAGATGCTATAACTATCATTTCGCTGCGTCTGTTGTTGTCTGGCAGCAGGACTATTGGTGCACTCTGTATACATTCTTTTTCAATTGGTTTTAGAGCCATGTGTCGGATACTGCTGCTTACTATAGTGGCGACTCCTCCTCTCTTGCTAGATTCAGGATTTTGGCTAGGTATGTGAAATATCCTGGCAGCTCTAATTTGGTGGATTTGTTGTCAAGTCTGGTTTCAGTGACTATGACTATGTGGGCATCAATATTTCCGATGAACAGCTTGAGTTCATCTAATTTATTGTTAATCCCACCAGCGTTCCAAAAAGCGATTTTAAGGATATCCCTATTTCCCGCCTGAGCCATAAGAAGCGTCACTTTCTGTTGATACTAGAAAGAGCGTTTAGACAAAGATTGGATCTCTGAAAGGATTTTTTGGAGATTTTGGACAATcttttctttggtttagtaGGCTGGTGACGATTTCTAGGAGGTTGATAAGCTTCTTTTCCATCCCTGCAATGCGATTTAGAAGGTATTGTTCCTGACTCGGCTCCTTGGATTCGTCATTAGGGATGTCTTGTGCTATTGGAGGTGGGCGGAAATGGGTGAGATGTGTGTTGGCCGGGTTTAGGACGCTGTTTGGGTTTTTCCTGCTTTCTTCTAGAGACGCTAGGACCTTTTTGCTAGTTGTCGGCGGGCTTGTCTCCTTCCTCGGTTTCTTGTCAAAAGTCCTTATTCTATTTAAGCGTTTATTTATAGATATGTCCTTTGCGATATCTTCTTTCCTTGGATTCTTTTGGCAGGTAATTTTGTGTTGTTTACGGATGTTTGAGGGGGGGGGTGTGTGTAGGGCTGCTTATTGCGGGAAGTTTGTAAGTGGGTGGGTTTTGTGTAGGGATGTTTATTGCGCGGGGTCTGTAGGTGCGTGGGTTGTGAATGTAGGGATTGAATCTTGTTAATAGATAGTCTTTGCTTTGCTTCTTGGAAAGCAGGACATCCTTTATAGCTGCTGACGTGGCTACCATTGCAGTTTGCACAAGTAGCCGGAAGGTTTTTGGGTTTAGTGCATGAAACCGTGGCGTGCGGCTGGCCACATTTCATACATTTAAACGGGTTTCTACAATAATTTCTTGTATGCCCAAAACATTGGCAGCGATGACATTGTGTGGGATCCTTCGATACCCGTTTCCTTTCGACCTTGACCGTTTGACCTCCAAGGGATTTTAGTAGAAGTACCTTGAGATGGCTGCCATCAGCTTTCGGTACAACCTCAACCTCATGAATGCGCATTGGATTCCTCGTGTCCCTAAACTGCATTGCCCTGATAAATTTTGTAGCTATACCGATGTCTTGAAGTTGGCTTTCAATCCATTTGGTCGGGGTTGACTGGTGGAGGTGCCTAATTACAATTTGGAAGCCCTTTGCACTCTTTGGCTGGTGGGAGTGTAGGGGAATGTTTGCCTCAAGGAAAACATTCTGAATTGCATTGTAGGCATCCATCGTTTTAGCCTGGATTCTAATATTGTTGCCAAGTTCAGATTTGGTGGTAAAGCTATTAACCCCGGCTTTATAGTTTAGTTTTTCTATTAGCGGGATAATCTGCTGTATATTGGACAAGAAGATTGATGGTGGTCTTCTGCTAGCTGGAACCATTTTCCAGGGCTGTAGGTCGGGATTAGCTGCTGTGATTGAGGGACTGATTGCTGGTGCTGTGTCCATTTCAGCTGACTTCTGCAGGGATTCTCTTCTTGAGTCTTGGCGAATTTTAATAGCTACTTTGCTTTTGAATATGGGTGTTTCGGCAGGTAGATTTGTGACCCCCAGATCATCATCAGAGAAGTCATCGCGTATTCTAACCTTTTTGTTAGAAGTTTGGAGTAGGCCCTCATCCAGACAGTCCCCACGTCGCTTCCCAGGAGTTTTGGGAGAGCTCAGTGTTTTAGTTAGGTTTTTTCTAGCTGCACTCGGTGAGCGTCCGAGGGCGGCAGAGTCATGTTTTGCGTTGGGTAAATTTTGCATTGGAGTTGGAGAGCGTTTTGAATTTTCTCTAACCAATTCTGCAAAAGTTTTGACGGGAAAAATGTTCTGAGTAGCTGTGGGTTTGCCTGCGTGAGTGACAGCACTGATAGCTGTGACAGCACTGATTGTAGTGACGTCACTGATTGCTGGGCCTGGGTTTGAGTCTTGGGCGGAAAGCGATGCGCTTATGGCGGGCTTTATTGGTTTTGTCTGACGTAAGTATGTGTCGGAGGGAGAAGCTTCTTTGGTGGTTTTTGATGATTTGGTTGCATTTGTGTAATTATGTTGTGTGGGTATGTTTATAAGTACTTTGGTGGGAAGCAGGTTTTGTGATGCTATGTGTTTAtctgtgtgggtgagtgtcTTGGCTGCAATGCTTGGTGTTTGGTTTTGGGAGAGGGGTGAGGGGCTCTTGGCGGCCTGTGCTGGCTTTGTTTCACGTAAGTATGTGTGGGAGGGAGAAGCTGCTTTAGCGGTTTTTGATGCTGTGGTAGCATTATTGTCGTTGTATTGTGTGGGCGAGTTTATATGTGTTTTGGCGGGAATAAAGTTTTGTGATGCTGTGTGTAtgtttgtgtgggtgagtgtcTTAGCTGCTATGCTCGCTGCTGCTATTGCTTGGTTTTTGGCGGGCTGTGTTGGCTTGGTTTCACGTAGGTGTGAGTGTGAAGATAGGTTTATTTGGCCGGTTTTTGGTGATTTGGTTGCATTAGTGTCGTTATATTGTGTGGGTGAGTTTGTATGCATTTTGGCGGGAAAGAGATTTTGTGAAGCTGTAGgcttgtctgtgtgtgtgtgtgtcttggctgttatgtttgtgtttgtgttatGGGTTTGGGTAAGGGGTGAAGAGTTTTTGGCGGGCTGTGTTGGCTTGGTTTCACTTAGTTGTGAGTGTGATGAATATATTTGAGCTGTTTTTGATGCTTTGGTTGCATTAATGTCATTGCTTGTGTAGGTGTGTCTACATGTGTTTTGGCGAGAAGATTTATCTGTATTGTTGCAGTTTTGTCTGTGTAGGTGGGAGGTTTGGTTGCTGGGTTTGAGCTTAATTTTTTGAGAGGAGGCGATGGTTTGGCGGGCtctatctgtgtgtgtgttggaaAAATTATTCTAGCTGTTTTAGCTGCTTTCAATGTATTGAATGCACTGGCGTCATCTtcttgtgtatgtgtgtctaCATGTGTTAGTGGCGAGGAAGTGCTAAAATTTTTGCTTATGGAAATGGGGAAGGGGCTATCGGCAGGCTGTTTTTCATTGGCTTCTGTGGTATTAGCAGTACTCCCGCATTTATCGACAAATAAAGGGTCTGGCAATatggtatttttattttcatttaatacaatattttcaaaatcgtAAGATTTCATGTCGGCATTTAATTGATATAGGCTTCTTCTTACTAAGGTGGTTTCATTTGGCGTTGGCGTGGTATCCAGCGATGAGACTATAACAGAAGGCGGCGAGGATGAGCAGTTGCTGTCGTCAGATGATATGGATAGAACCGATGCCCATCCTCCGCTTTGGTTCACGTTCTGGCCGTCCATTAGTTGTTGTTTTAGTTTAGTTAGGTTTTCCCAACTGATTGAATATGCGCATTAGAGCATTTTTAcattctatccaatcttttgtttttatctgctcgAGGGTGGCAAATTTAGAATAGATGTCGATACAGCTCAAATAGTGATTTCCTTCAGAGGAGTAGATatctattacaaattttaGGTGTGACTTTCATTggcatttttgtatttcggtgttctgtttttgctaagttacaaacttgacattcgttaattatattttgaatgaggagttggctatttgggaaGTAGTATGTTTCGCTGAAAATTTTTACAGTTTTCTGTATTCCGGGGTgtaagagtttttcatgtgtgTTTAGAATTAGTTCTTTAAAATTTGCGTACGTGGGAATGTTTTTTAGTAAGATGAGGCTTACTTAGGCTGTTTTTTGTATGCCTTGGATTCATTGTCTCCTTATATGTTTTTTGAATTACTTCAAAATCTGCATCGCTTTCGATGTAAAGAGCGCTGGTTTTTGAACAGAAATAATCGAGTAGGTATCTTTTGGCTATTTCGGGggtcatttctttataagaaaggtgtataatttgtttttttgaaGTAAGTTTCTATTTCTGTACTATTGGGACCTTTAGTAAAGATGATTGGCCttttaaattgattaataGGTTTTTCTGATAGTCCGATCATAAGTGCGTCTGctacataattttcttttccttttatatattttatgtcgaaGTCATATTCCGAAAGTCTAATTTTCCATCttgttaattttgaattaGGTTCCTTTAGTTTGTATAGCCAGCACAAGGGTTGATGGTCGGAAGCTACTTCTAAATGTCGTCCTAACAGATAGTGTCGGAAGGTTTTagtggcccaaactattgctaataattctttttctatggCGCTATAATTGACTTCATGttcatttaatgttctgcTGATGTAGCTAACAGGGTGTCCGTCTTGTGATAGAACAGCTAAAGCACCTTAAGCTACATTGCTGGCATCTGTTGttaatataaatttcctcTCGAAATTCGGTATTTTTAGGATCGGGTCTTCAgagattaataattttaacttttggaATGCTTCTAAGTATTCTGAACTGTTTATATCTATTGTTGCTCCTTTCTTTAGGCACTTGGTCAGTGGTTTGGTaatgtcagaaaagttaggtataaatttcctataatacccTGTGAGTCCTAGGAAggctttaatttctttagtttttcttgGTAATGGATACTTGACtatagcttttattttatccGGTTTTGGTTTAATCCCGTCTTTAGTGATAACATGTCCTAAGAAAGTTGTCTCTTGTTTtaagaattcacatttatttagttgtacttttaaatttgcctgtgataatttttcgaaaacagCCTGTAAGGCTTGAAGATGTTCTTCTAATGATGTGGAGAAAACTATGATGTCGTCTAGGTATA
Above is a genomic segment from Drosophila sechellia strain sech25 unplaced genomic scaffold, ASM438219v1 Y_20, whole genome shotgun sequence containing:
- the LOC116803412 gene encoding uncharacterized protein LOC116803412; the encoded protein is MAAILLVTPTPRPAAFSWPGIPGSSYGRIPQGRHRIACRTDTGIDSATQRPPIPLPLPLLLLLHLGKDPIEAEAPSNKAGFATPSLSSELKASHWSRIFKFQGLQLLHSGPPGMVGVGSELFSTPLGPCLHCCWPYCCCCCCLGWTASVASITTADGSSGAEESQIPRSERRDGFSITPGGSFKYAAIQPS